Proteins encoded by one window of Venturia canescens isolate UGA chromosome 2, ASM1945775v1, whole genome shotgun sequence:
- the LOC122407001 gene encoding uncharacterized protein, with protein sequence MQLIREKELSHDAFWRDMRKIFDKCSKKFTSGQPLLHWDLILHDDNFDEIIMEEEMKDLPKGPETSQGNIIRSRADSKLREKRTWNQNRSRQSMKSLIKSKTDKLVNENSDENSNQKPEIFDVVKEATYNMYGDRFHYTLIVMTFVEPIPLIDYKLPNEFQVPRPIKMFDPETSEKEEIAPAPAPRKSKDIKKNKKDEKKNSHSRDTKNADIRRSSDTHR encoded by the exons ATGCAACTGATTCGAG AAAAAGAATTATCTCACGATGCTTTCTGGCGCgatatgagaaaaattttcgacaaaTGTTCCAAAAAGTTTACGAGCGGTCAACCTTTGCTACACTGGGACCTTATTCTCCACGAtgataattttgacgaaattatTATGGAAGAGGAAATGAAGGATTTGCCAAAAGGACCGGAAACATCGCAAGGAAACATAATCCGAAGTCGAGCCGACTCCAAATT ACGTGAAAAGAGGACTTGGAATCAAAATCGTTCAAGGCAAAGCATGAAATCTTTAATCAAGTCGAAAACTGATAAACTCGTGAACGAAAATTCCGACGAAAATAGTAACCAGAAACCGGAAATTTTCGATGTCGTTAAAGAAGCAACCTACAACAT GTACGGCGACCGTTTTCATTATACTTTGATCGTCATGACTTTCGTCGAGCCCATCCCATTGATCGATTACAAATTACCTAACGAATTTCAAGTTCCTCGTCCTATCAAAATGTTCGACCCTGAAACAagtgaaaaggaagaaattgcACCTGCTCCTGCTCCACGAAAGAGCAAAGATATCAAGAAGAATAAGAAAG atgaaaagaaaaatagccACAGTCGAGATACAAAGAATGCTGACATTAGAAGATCCAGTGATACTCACAGATGA
- the LOC122406999 gene encoding E3 ubiquitin-protein ligase HERC2, producing the protein MMPLILYSLSRFILCYQPEVSWPETRNLLCPIKMPLYYAGLNPSSFYSGKYTVEKFTEIPFTDITDVYIDWNYLLLWRYTELWITGTIGDLQNPVLTCPKELKIPDNASGRCLSATGGVDNITILTSNNEIWRYKIYEKSWKKVPRFIPLKDDGDETVEKIVKMDQGKVVVALTNLGRVFNVPALVEMPEGVKFIDISCGLEHTLMLAENGDVYSMGLGTRGQLGHCDLEDSDEPKLVEALAGLKVSQISAAGWCSAAVVEEGDLYVWGWNNEGQLGLGDDQKVVAVPTVVDFKDECEETLELRIVKVQCTSSFVICLTDNGELWGCGSNKYGQMGQDKKLFPGAKRFMKIPIDFNGNHVEDFKCRARGTLIFTSRDDR; encoded by the exons ATGATGCCGCTTATACTTTACTCGCTCTCCCG ttttattttatgTTATCAACCCGAGGTTTCTTGGCCAGAGACTCGTAATCTCTTGTGTCCCATAAAAATGCCACTGTATTACGCCGGTTTAAATCCCAGCTCTTTTTATTCTGGCAAATATACCGTAGAGAAATTCACCGAAATACCCTTTACGGATATCACTGATGTTTATATCGATTGGAATTATTTACTCCTATGGCGTTACACTGAACTTTGGATTACCGGCACTATTGGTGACCTTCAAAATCCTGTTTTAACCTGCCCtaaggaactcaagattcCTGATAATGCATCCGGACG ATGTTTATCAGCAACCGGTGGGGTCGACAACATAACTATTCTCACTTCGAATAATGAAATCTGGAGATATAAAATCTATGAGAAAAGCTGGAAAAAAGTACCTCGTTTCATACCTTTGAAGGATGATGGCGATGAAACGgtagaaaaaattgtcaaaatggATCAGGGAAAAGTCGTTGTTGCCCTAACCAATTTGG GACGTGTTTTTAATGTACCAGCTCTTGTTGAAATGCCGGAGGGTGTGAAATTTATAGACATATCCTGTGGTTTGGAACACACTCTTATGTTAGCTGAGAATGGAGATGTTTACTCTATGGGGCTGGGAAC ACGAGGACAACTTGGACACTGCGATCTAGAGGATAGCGATGAACCAAAATTGGTAGAAGCTCTGGCCGGCTTGAAAGTTTCACAGATATCTGCAGCGGGTTGGTGCAGCGCTGCTGTTGTGGAAGAG GGTGACCTCTATGTTTGGGGCTGGAACAATGAAGGTCAATTGGGATTGGGCGATGACCAAAAAGTTGTGGCAGTTCCTACAGTCGTAGATTTCAAAGATGAATGCGAAGAAACGTTGGAATTAAGGATCGTAAAGGTTCAATGTACGAGTTCGTTTGTTATTTGTTTGACAG ATAACGGAGAATTGTGGGGATGCGGTTCAAACAAGTACGGTCAAATGGGACaagacaaaaaattatttcctggTGCAAagagatttatgaaaattcccATTGACTTCAATGGTAACCACGTAGAAGATTTTAAGTGTAGGGCACGAGGAACCTTGATATTCACCAGTAGAGATGATCGATAA